AGGCGCGTCCCTCACGGTGAACGACTCGGGCATCACGCGGGTGCCGATGCGCGTCAGGAACGGCGTGGAGAAGAGCTGCGACAGCGAGCCCATGCGGGCATCGTCGGATTCGGGCGCGCGCTGCGATAGAAACAGCGGGACCAGCGACTGTGCGACCAGGGATGCGGCCGCTTCGTTCTCCACCAGCACCGGGCCGCTGTAGTCGTCTCCCACGCGGCCGGCGCGTGTCGCACGCAGGTCTTCCAGCATGCGCCGCGTCCGCGCCAGCAGATCCGCGGCCGGCGGCAGGTCTCTCGGCGATTGCGCGATCACCTGCACCGAATCATGCAGCGCCATCCCGTCGTCCGCCAGCACTTCCGCGTTCACCCGGAACGACGCCGACCTCGCCGGGAGCACCGTGCGGAACCCTTCGGAGCTGACGAAGTACCGCGTGCCTTCGGAAACGCTCAACTGCGCGTCCGAGCTGACGACGTCGGCCGCACCCTGGAAGATCGCCGAGGCCCGGCGCACGGTGTCTGCCCAGCCCTGGTCCACGGGCTGCGCGATGGCCACGGGCTCGACGCGTTCGAGCGGCTTCTCCCTGGAGAAATCGGGAATCGGATCGCTGTCCGTGCGGTTCTGCGCGGCCGCCTTCTTCTTCGCCAGGATCTGGACGCTTCGTTTGTACGCGGCGTCGGTCGCGAGCCAGATCTGCCTCCGCATCACCGTCTCGTCATCGTCCACCGGCAGCGGCGAGACCGACAGGCCCAGCATGCCGAGCAGCCCCGCGTCGCGATCGAAGCTCAGTAAGCGCGAACTGTCGAACCCGTAGTCGCCGACGCGGACGTCGACGCGCAGCAGCCGCATGCGCGCCACGAGGTCGTTGACGGGCGCGCCGAGCGTCGCCACGAGGCGGCTCTCGGTGGCATCGAGCACGTTGTAGGCGATGTAGTACGGCGCCGGCTGGTCTTTGATCGTCAGCCCGGACATCGACCGCGCCAGCTCCTCCTGCATCGCGCGGAGGACCGGCGGATCCGCGCGGGGCTCGGAGAGCAGCGGAACCGCCGCGGCGACCAACAGCAGCATGGCAAGTCGCGTTCGCATCGTCGTTCCTCCGTTCCCGTCCAGCAAGGGCGAGACGCCCATGCCACTCACCCGAGAGTGGCGGCGGGCCCGCCTCCTCACTTCCTGATCGGCGCCGCGAGAATCGGCAGCGTGTCCTGCGACTTCGGCTTCTTCTGCACTTCGACCTCGGACACGAGCAGCGCCGGCGACGAGGCGGAGATCGGTACCGGCCCGCTCTCCGCGCCGCACATCCCGTTGAACGTGTCCATCCGATTGTCGGTCGCGACGATCTTGCCGAATGCGGCCAGCGGCGTTCCGATGAGATCCACGCCGCGCACGAGTTCGGTCGGCCGACCATCGGCGTACACGCGATAGACGAGTACCGGCGTCACGTTGAACGCGTTCGGGATGTACCGGCCGGTCATCGTGAACCCGCCCTCGACGTGGTCGAACAGCAGGCCGAACGGCTGCCCGCGCTTGCGGCACTCGTCGCGAAGCCGCTCGACGAGCTGGTCGGGCGAGACGCCCGACGATGACTCGATGACGAGGTTGGACTGTCGAGAGACCGGGCGCTGACCGTCGGCGGCGCGGCCATGGCCGTTCGACGTCGGGAAGTTCGCGAGCGGCGCACGGCTGAGGAGGAACTCCTCGAGCACGCCCGCCTTCACCACCATCACGCGCCTGGCCTTCACGCCCTCGTCGTCGTAGTCGTAGTGGCCCATCAGCTCAGTCGATCCGAGCTTCGAGATCGTCGGATCGGCGGTGACGCTGATGAACGTCGGCAGCACCATTTGTCCCACCTTCTTCCCGAACGTCTGCGCATCGTCGGTGTTCTTCTGACGATGGGCCTCGATGCGGTGGCCGAAGATCTCGTGGAAGAACACGCCCGCCGCGCGTCCCGACAGGATGGCGGGGCCCGAGAAGGGCTCGACGACGGGCGCCGCCCTCAGCTTCGCCAGCGTGGCGACCATCTCGCGCACGTCTTTCTGAAGCCGCTCCTCGGTCGGGAGTCCTTCTGCGCTGGCCGAGTAGTAGCTGGCGTAGATCGGCAACTCCATGCCGTCTTCGGCCTTTGTCATCGCGCTGACCATGAGGCGATACGAGGACTCGGCCGTGAGCAGCCGCGTGCCTTCGGTGTTGACGAGGTACCGGGTCTTTATCTGCGCCGTGAGGCCGAAGTTGTTGCCCAGGATCAGCGGGTCGGCGGCAAACGGCGCGGAGAAGCGGCGCAGGCGCGTCTCCCACGCGGCTCTGTCGAGCGACAGCACCGGCGGATCGAGGGTGAAGCGCTGCGGATCCTCGCGCGAGAAGTCGGGCGCGGGGCTCTCCTCTTTGACCTTCGCCGCGAGGTTCGT
This DNA window, taken from Vicinamibacterales bacterium, encodes the following:
- a CDS encoding TldD/PmbA family protein gives rise to the protein MRSLVAILVCLLAPLGAAPPAAPPAAPPAPPPAGLLDILQTELKRNVDVLQKEPVPPYFVAYTVNETRSINMSASFGALQASMDTHARSLSVEVRTGDYALDSTHEIRGEMSGAPPPMGRASIPLTDAGAPVALTAWRATDRAYRQAVERLARVKTNLAAKVKEESPAPDFSREDPQRFTLDPPVLSLDRAAWETRLRRFSAPFAADPLILGNNFGLTAQIKTRYLVNTEGTRLLTAESSYRLMVSAMTKAEDGMELPIYASYYSASAEGLPTEERLQKDVREMVATLAKLRAAPVVEPFSGPAILSGRAAGVFFHEIFGHRIEAHRQKNTDDAQTFGKKVGQMVLPTFISVTADPTISKLGSTELMGHYDYDDEGVKARRVMVVKAGVLEEFLLSRAPLANFPTSNGHGRAADGQRPVSRQSNLVIESSSGVSPDQLVERLRDECRKRGQPFGLLFDHVEGGFTMTGRYIPNAFNVTPVLVYRVYADGRPTELVRGVDLIGTPLAAFGKIVATDNRMDTFNGMCGAESGPVPISASSPALLVSEVEVQKKPKSQDTLPILAAPIRK
- a CDS encoding metallopeptidase TldD-related protein produces the protein MRTRLAMLLLVAAAVPLLSEPRADPPVLRAMQEELARSMSGLTIKDQPAPYYIAYNVLDATESRLVATLGAPVNDLVARMRLLRVDVRVGDYGFDSSRLLSFDRDAGLLGMLGLSVSPLPVDDDETVMRRQIWLATDAAYKRSVQILAKKKAAAQNRTDSDPIPDFSREKPLERVEPVAIAQPVDQGWADTVRRASAIFQGAADVVSSDAQLSVSEGTRYFVSSEGFRTVLPARSASFRVNAEVLADDGMALHDSVQVIAQSPRDLPPAADLLARTRRMLEDLRATRAGRVGDDYSGPVLVENEAAASLVAQSLVPLFLSQRAPESDDARMGSLSQLFSTPFLTRIGTRVMPESFTVRDAPSVQRFGAEPVAGAYAVDDEGLAAEDVTLVRDGRLLTMLTSRTPQKNLLQSNGHGRKGGAQAGVLLVESATAIPAAGLKAKYLDLLKTQGRTHGYILRRLETSTARPGDRQGPAIVRAVKVTPDGKEEAVRGLALGNIPHTAFRDILGASQERVLFNYQGQSPASMLGGAMVMPGATTLVSVIAPSLIFEELDLQKNKQPLPKKPIVNSPIK